The Cyclobacteriaceae bacterium DNA segment TTAATGAGGTACACGTTGGTGGAGTCGGCACTGTCGTTTTTGAATGGCAGCACCACAATGGATTTTTCAATCGCTTTTTCTTCTTCAGCCGTTAGGTTGGTGAATACAAACCAACTCGCGGCAACAAGTGCCAACGTGATGAGCGCAGCAAGCCAATACCATTTTTTTGATTGCGTGGGCGGAGCCTGTTGTGGAACGGGTTCATCCGTTGCGCGCTTCCCGGCTTCACCCGGTGGGTAGCCATAGTATTCGCGAAAGCATTTAATAAAGTAGGAGGTACTGTTGAAGCCCACCTGGTGCGATACTTCCGACACGTTTAGCCCGGTGGTGCGCAGCAACGCCATGGCACGCTTGAGTCGTACTTCATTAATAAGCTGGCTTACCGATAGGTTGGTGGCCTTTTTCACTTTGCGCAGCAGGTTGGAGCGGCTCATGTTCATGGCTCCGGCCAGTTCGGTTACGCCAAACTGCTCATCCGCCAGGTTTTCTTCAATCTTCGCGGTGAGCTGGTTCAGGAATTCGAGGTCTTGCGGAGTGGCACGGGTCATGGAAACGGTGCGGGCGGTTGGTGAAAAAATGCGTGTGTTACAGCTGCGAAGTTAGCGGTTCAGGGGGATTTGCATCAAAATTTATAGGGTTGCATCATAATTTATATCGATTGGCGCACGGTTGATGGTTTTGTGCGCAGCGTTGTTTAGCCTGCCGCAGGGGGTGTCCGTTACTTTGTGTCAAAACAAATCACGAAAACAAAAACACCAACTTGTATGAAAACAACACTTGTTCACACCTTGCACGCCATCACCAAAGTATCGTTATGGGCCATGATTTTGTTGGCCACGGCCTGTGGCACCAAAGAAACTAAAACCGGAGCAGCCGCACCGGATATAGACTTGCATACGGCCGTACTCACCGACAACATAGATGCAGTGAAGCAACACATTGAAGCCGGCAGCGATTTGAATGTAAAAGATCCGTTTGGTGGTTCAAGCCCGTTGATCAGCGCGGCTGTGTTTGGTAAAACTGAAGCGGCTAAATTATTACTGGACGCGGGTGTCGACATCAACTTTCAGAACAACGATGGTTCCACTGCGTTGCATACGGCTGCTTTCTTTTGCCGGCCAGAGATTGTGAAGATGCTGCTGGAAAAAAATGCCGACACGACCATAAAGAATTCGTATGGGGCTACTCCGTATGATAATGTAGCCGGACCGTTCAGTGAGTTGAAAGATGTGTACGGCATGATGGAACAGTCGCTCGGCCCAATGGGGTTGAAGCTGGACTACGCGTACCTTGAAAAGACGCGACCGGAGATTGCGGAGATGTTGAAGTAGTCAATTTTATTTTCACGCAAAGGCCGCAAAGTTTTTTCGCAAAGTTCGCTAAGACTTGCACGCTTGGCGTGCTTTGCGTGGTGCTAACCTTTGTGCGCTTTGCGTGAGATCAAGCAGCATCAGCAACTAAATTAATCCAAACAAACAATGAGACGTTACGACATCGACTGGCTTCGTGTACTGGCCATCGGCTTACTTTTAGTCTACCATGTAGCCATTGGCTTTCAACCCTGGGGAGGCATGATTGCGTTCATCACCAGCAAAGAACCGTGGGCTGCCCTGTGGATACCCATGATGGTGATCAACATCTGGCGCATACCGTTGTTGTTTTTTGTGTCGGGCATGGGCGTGTACTTTGCCATGCAAAAACGTAACTTGAAACAACTCATTACCGAACGTGCACAACGCATTTTGTTGCCATTCGTGTTCGGCATGTTTGCCATTGTTCCGCTTCACCTGCTCATACTTCGTTATCATTTTAATTTATCGTTAACCTACACGTGGGATCCTGGTCACCTGTGGTTTCTCGGAAACATTTTTGTGTACGTGTTGGTACTCTCCCCGCTGTTGTTTTACCTGAAGCACAACGAGAACAGCAAAGTGGTGCGCACCACTCAGGCTTTGTTGCGTCATCCGTTGGGGTTGTTGGTGGTTGTCGCTTTCTTTTATGCAGAAGTAGTCCTACTAAAGCCGGTGCCATTTGAACTCTATGCCATGACCTGGCACGGATTCTTTCTGGGTTTGCTCGCTTTCTTTTTCGGGTACTGTTTTGTGTTGAGCGGAGAAGCCTTCTGGCAGATGATTCAGCGCTGGCGGTGGTTGTTCCTGTTGGTGGCGTTAAGTCTGTTTGTGGTTCGCGTATTTTATTTCATTATGCGCACACCGGATTATTTGATCGTCATCGAATCGTTCAGTTGGATTTTAACCGTGCTTGCATTTGGGAGTTTGCACCTGAACAAACCGGGCAAGGCATTAACCTATCTGAGTGAAGCAGCCTACCCGGTGTACATCGTACACATGATTTTTTTGTATCTCGGTTCACACCTTGCGTTTCAGTGGGCGATACCCGTTCAGCTACAGTTTGTGCTGGTGCTGGTATTTACGTTAGCCGGATGCTTTGCTTCGTTTGAAATTATTCGCAGGTTAAAATGGATAAGGCCGTTGTTTGGGTTACGGGTACATCAAGGTAAACGCATTGAGGAACAAGCATAAACAATAAGAGTCAGACCTTTTTGAGAAAGCTCCTTCCTTGCCGTGTTGCCGGTAATGCTGCCTTGGGAAAAAACAGGAGTTGTCCAATTGGACTACTTTTCATATCTTTGCTTCGTGGACAAGAAACGTGATCTCCTATTTATAAGGGTTACTTTCAAGACTTCTATGACGAGCAGACGACCAAGGTTCAAAAGAAAATTCTTTGGACGTTGAGAATAATTGAAGACCTGGACAGGATTCCAGAAGTTTACTTCAAGCATTTAGCGGGTACGGATGGGCTTTATGAAATCAGGGTTCAAAGTGGTAGTGATATTTTTAGAATCTTTTGCTTTTTCGACAACAATAATTTGGTTGTAGTCGGGCACGGATTTCGAAAGAAGACACAAAAAGCACCTGACAGAGAAATTGAGAGAGCTGAAAAAATTAAACGCGAGTATTATGAAGAAAAAAAACGTAACAACCCTAAGTGAATTTATTGACAAAAAGGTCGGTAAAAGGGGGACAAAGAAAAGAGACAAATTTGAAGCTGACTATGAGGCATTCAAGCTTGGAGTTCTTATTCAACAAGCAAGGCAAGAAAAAGGACTGACCCAAGAACAAGTTGCTGAGTTGTCGGGGACAAATAAATCTTACATTTCAAAACTTGAAAAGGACTTGAAGGACGTTCGGTTTTCGACACTTCAACGAATCATAACTGAAGGACTCGGTGGCCATCTTGAGATTTCAATTAAGTTTTGACAAGAAATGGCACTACCGGAAATAAACAAACAAATGCCATGTACTCGCTCGTTTTTGCCAATACCAGTTTAGTTTATAACGGTGTATAATATAATGTAAGTCGGGCTTGGCATTCCCGATCATTTGCCAAGCCCTCCATATGCTCCAGTATTAAATACTAATACCAATCAAAAGAACTTCCGCAACAAGTTCAATACGCGTTGGCCGCTTTCTTCCTTGCCAGTTAATATCTGGTCAAATACTTTTTTGTCATCTTCTGAAATGTCGGTCTTGAACTGAACGCCACTTGAAATGTCTTTAGAGCCCATGTGCCAGCTGGGGAATGACTTTTCTTTGATGGGGTTGTAAGAGATCATCATCGGATTGGAATGGCGGGCGTCTTTTTTGATTTTGTCATATAAATCCATGATCACTTTCGCTTCGCCTTCAACCAGTTGAATGAACTTGGTATCGGAATACAACAACACCCCGGTGATGTTTAACGGAGGGTTGTTCTTTTTACAAGCCGTTAGAATGTTTTCGATTTCAGCCGGTGTGCAATTGGGTTTTCGATTGCTTACGTAGACAAGTTGAGATAGCATACTGATCGTTTTGAGTTAAAATTTACAACTACAAAACAGGGTGCAGGGGATATTGTTTTCAGAAAGCAGAAAGAATTCAAATCAAATTACATCATGTATAGATAACGCTAGATAATATACATGATAAGGTTATCATGTAAAGAAACTATACATGATCAAAACTGACGTGAGCCCTGCCGCGCAGGATAAAAAAAGATCACTTCTTCAGCGGAAAGGCTTTCACCCCTTCGTTTGTAATGATTACGGGTTTAATCAGTCCGTTTTCATCAAAGTGCATTTCATCAATGCACACCACGCGTGCGTTGCGGTCGGTTTGGTTGAGCGGCCTGCGGTGATAAACAATAAACCACTTGTCGGTGCCGGGTGGATGTATCACGGAATGATGTCCCGCACCGGTGGCTACTTCCGGATTTTGTTGCAAAATTTTTCCAACGCGTTTGAAAGGTCCTAAAGGTGAATCGGCAATGGCGTATGCCACACTGTAGTCGGGGCCGGTCCAACCTCCTTCCGACCACATAAAGTAGTACCGGTTGTTACGCTTGAACATGAATGGCCCTTCTACATAATGCTCGGGTGTGATCTCTTTAAATATAGTTCCATCGGCAAACGGGATAAAACCCGTGAAGTCGTTATTGAGTTGTGCGATGTTGCAATGCCGCCAACCTCCGTAGATCAGGTAATAGATTTCGCCATCATGAAACACAAACTGATCAATGGGTTGTGCACCGTTGTGAAACTTATCGATTAGTGGTTTCCCAAGATGATCTTTGAATGGTCCTTCCGGTTTGTCGGCAACAGCCACACCAATGCCACCGTATTCGTTGTCGCTTTGAATATCGTTGCCTCCGAAGAAAAGAAAGAAGCGGTTATCTTTTTGAATGATGGATGGAGCCCAGAGAGCCCGCTTCACCCATTTTACGTTGGCCGTGTCGAGCACGCGACTGTGTTTAGTCCAGTGAACAAGATCGGGCGAGGAGAACGCATCCATAAACACCTGCTGATCATACGGAGCAGAGTAGGTGGGATATATCCAATAGGTACTATTGAAGATTATTCCTTCCGGATCGGCATACCAGCCGGGGAAAACGGGGTTAGAGGCGGTGGGTTGGGCGTTGCCTTGCTGTAAAGAGACCAGAAAGAGCAACGTGACTATAATTTTTTTCGCTGACATGGTTTGAAATTAAAGAATAGCAGAGTTTGGGGGAAATTTGCAGGCAGGTTTTGCACTGAATGCATAAACCCATACATTTGCAATCCCAAAATTTAACCGAAACACAGAGGAGTGGCAGAGCGGTTGAATGCATCGGTCTTGAAAACCGACAGCCCTTCACGGGGCTCGGGGGTTCGAATCCCTCCTCCTCTGCAATCAGAATGAAGACGCCCCGACTTTGTCGGGGCTTTTTTATTGAAGGTGAACTCGTGGAGCTTGCTCCAAAGCGTGAATCCTGAAAATAAAAAAGAAGCGCAGCGAACACCTTTATTCTGTTTGACACACCCCCATTAAGGGATCACGTTTCGTAATCCTCCTCCTCTGCGAGTACAAAAAAAATCCCGCGAAAGCGGGATTTTTTGTTTTATGTCAATCCGGATGCGGAGTAGGTTAATTTTCCTCTGTAAAATCCGGGAAGTAGCGCTTCACGTCTTTAGTATTGAATTGTTGCGCTCCTTTTCTATACGCATCCAGTTCCAACAGCACAATGCGCTGGTCGTTCAGTACTAAACGCAGCTTATCAATGTCTTTTTCAAAATCGAGTCCCCTGCGGGCGGTCTTCGAAGCATATTTACGTGCAAACTCATCACCGGCACTTTGCACCCGGTTACGGATGTCGACATTGATCTTGATTTTATCCATGATGTCATCCTTCGACTTGCCGATGACTTCGGTTGCTTCTAAGGTATTCAAGGTTAACACGGTTGTGCCACCTACAGTTGAGACAATCTTTGATTGATCGGTTTCGAGTACGGTTGGTGAAAGACCGGTTACCGCACCGAGCGATGCGTTCACCATAGAACGTTTGCGTTTTCCTTTCTTGGCGCGCTTGTAATCATCATTCAGCTTTTTCTGATTCTCATCCAATGTGCGCAGCAACTCACCGGCAGCCATCAGGTTAGCCGAATATTTTTGAAACTGAAGCCCGTCTTTTTCGGCCAGGTTTTCAGCATCGTTAACGGTAATGGTAATTTTTCGCTGAACACGATTGGCCGAATTATCCAGGGCAAAGAACATGAGCTCCACGGCCTGTTTCTTTTTTACATCATCTACAAAATCATATCCGGGTTCCCAGATAAATTCAAATTGCAGGGGTGTATTTTCTTTTAGCGCGGTTTGGCCTACGCGCGAGTCGGACGAAACAAAACCCGCACTGCGTACATTGTCATCGCCATTCGGATCGGAGATGTATAATTTTAAGTTCAGGGTTTCATCTTCCTTAATGGAGAAACTGCTGTCGCCCGGTACAATGAGAATTTCCGGAGGCAGATCAAGTTGCGTTTGTGCAATGCGAACTTTACCAACCACTTCTTCTTTTGAGGGTTGATCTTGTACAATGAATTCCAACACCATCGGGTTGTTTCGCAGTGCGTTGAATTGGTTTCTGGAAGGCGCCCAATTGATTTGCCCTTGCGAAGTTACGTTCATGCCTTCCGGCATTTGCGAGGGAATGGGTTTGAACACCACCGGATCGCCATCGGGATCATTCACAAATTCACTGGCAACCTGGTAGCTGTTGCGGGTGGATTGCTTTACATAAAAAATTGGCAACTCATCAATTTGGGGTGGCCGGTTGGTATGCTGTACCGTGAATACAATGGTTTGCCGAACACGATTGCCATCGGCCCAATTGGCTTGAAATATTATTGGAAATTCTTTCGAAAGTTCAACCCGGTTTACCAGATCGAAAGAGGGAGTCCAGGAAAAATTTCCCGTTGAATCGAATTGAAAGCCGAGCGGTTCGGTATCTACAATGGAGAAAGAAACAGCAGGCAAATCCGGATAGGCTGTTACCCGAAAGCTAAATGCTTTCCCTTCCTGTAAGGTGTTCCATCCGGTAAGATTCGGAAAAATAATGTCATGACCGTTCTGGCCTAACGTGCAGAAGGAAATGAGCAGGAGGAGAAGATATGTGTATCTTAGCTTCTTCAAGGTTTAAATTTTGGTCTGCAAAGTTAGTAAGATCACCGGTGCATCGTATGGCAGGTAAGAAAAAGACGGCAAAAGCCGAAAATTTTTTTGAAGATGTGTACGAGGTAGTGAAACTCGTTCCGAAAGGACGTGTAACCAGCTACGGAGCCATTGCGCATTACCTGGGTACAGGCATGAGCGCCCGCATGGTGGGCTGGGCCATGCATGGATCGCCAAAAGGTGTGCCCGCGCATCGCGTGGTAAATAGCAAAGGCCTGCTCACCGGAAAAATTCATTTTAAAACACCCACCACCATGCAACGCCTGTTGGAGAAAGAAGGCGTTGAAGTAATCAACGACAAAATCACACACTTCAACGATCTATTCTGGGATCCATCGAAGGAATTGCTCTGACCGGGGTCAGAATTTGGAATTACCCTTCCCAAAATTGGAAGAATTGGAATTGGCATCCTGCAAATCAGCCTGAAAACGCACTTTTTGTAAAAGGCACGGGGTTGGCATATGGGTTATCCAAACAAATGGTTAAGACCCATGAAAACCCTCTTCAAGTCTCTGTTTGTACTGGCTCTTCTGACAACTGCTTCGGCAGTTCAGGCTGCTCCGCTGAATGAAGCGGTGGATGTGGTGCCATCGAAGTACAAAAATCTCTTCGTCTTTAAGGCTGAAAGAAA contains these protein-coding regions:
- a CDS encoding type II toxin-antitoxin system RelE/ParE family toxin — translated: MRIIEDLDRIPEVYFKHLAGTDGLYEIRVQSGSDIFRIFCFFDNNNLVVVGHGFRKKTQKAPDREIERAEKIKREYYEEKKRNNPK
- a CDS encoding glycoside hydrolase family 43 protein, translating into MSAKKIIVTLLFLVSLQQGNAQPTASNPVFPGWYADPEGIIFNSTYWIYPTYSAPYDQQVFMDAFSSPDLVHWTKHSRVLDTANVKWVKRALWAPSIIQKDNRFFLFFGGNDIQSDNEYGGIGVAVADKPEGPFKDHLGKPLIDKFHNGAQPIDQFVFHDGEIYYLIYGGWRHCNIAQLNNDFTGFIPFADGTIFKEITPEHYVEGPFMFKRNNRYYFMWSEGGWTGPDYSVAYAIADSPLGPFKRVGKILQQNPEVATGAGHHSVIHPPGTDKWFIVYHRRPLNQTDRNARVVCIDEMHFDENGLIKPVIITNEGVKAFPLKK
- a CDS encoding ankyrin repeat domain-containing protein, which gives rise to MKTTLVHTLHAITKVSLWAMILLATACGTKETKTGAAAPDIDLHTAVLTDNIDAVKQHIEAGSDLNVKDPFGGSSPLISAAVFGKTEAAKLLLDAGVDINFQNNDGSTALHTAAFFCRPEIVKMLLEKNADTTIKNSYGATPYDNVAGPFSELKDVYGMMEQSLGPMGLKLDYAYLEKTRPEIAEMLK
- a CDS encoding helix-turn-helix transcriptional regulator, whose product is MKKKNVTTLSEFIDKKVGKRGTKKRDKFEADYEAFKLGVLIQQARQEKGLTQEQVAELSGTNKSYISKLEKDLKDVRFSTLQRIITEGLGGHLEISIKF
- a CDS encoding MGMT family protein, whose amino-acid sequence is MAGKKKTAKAENFFEDVYEVVKLVPKGRVTSYGAIAHYLGTGMSARMVGWAMHGSPKGVPAHRVVNSKGLLTGKIHFKTPTTMQRLLEKEGVEVINDKITHFNDLFWDPSKELL
- a CDS encoding BLUF domain-containing protein, translating into MLSQLVYVSNRKPNCTPAEIENILTACKKNNPPLNITGVLLYSDTKFIQLVEGEAKVIMDLYDKIKKDARHSNPMMISYNPIKEKSFPSWHMGSKDISSGVQFKTDISEDDKKVFDQILTGKEESGQRVLNLLRKFF
- a CDS encoding acyltransferase — protein: MRRYDIDWLRVLAIGLLLVYHVAIGFQPWGGMIAFITSKEPWAALWIPMMVINIWRIPLLFFVSGMGVYFAMQKRNLKQLITERAQRILLPFVFGMFAIVPLHLLILRYHFNLSLTYTWDPGHLWFLGNIFVYVLVLSPLLFYLKHNENSKVVRTTQALLRHPLGLLVVVAFFYAEVVLLKPVPFELYAMTWHGFFLGLLAFFFGYCFVLSGEAFWQMIQRWRWLFLLVALSLFVVRVFYFIMRTPDYLIVIESFSWILTVLAFGSLHLNKPGKALTYLSEAAYPVYIVHMIFLYLGSHLAFQWAIPVQLQFVLVLVFTLAGCFASFEIIRRLKWIRPLFGLRVHQGKRIEEQA